One segment of Dolichospermum sp. DET69 DNA contains the following:
- a CDS encoding NAD-dependent epimerase/dehydratase family protein, with protein sequence MNISPKIIVFGAEGFLGEHIIQELVKNNFNVYAALANKSKYSTDTFSNQITYYEGDLEDYQYIQKCLEGMDAIIFAAECNSNVEITQKFFTALKNHQDIRVVYTSSLSTIAGSKTPIIFSEDSDRTHISESYLSPDDLAKIGCEQIALESVRKNHNIVIINPGFMLGPGAFSNSQITTSGLVLRFCQHNFPFYVNGGYSVCDVRDVAKAHVTALTYGQSGDRYIVSGHNLTMAEIYHLIVMITGFGSPQELPVGIAHSMSLLLKKLSSLFPNIVKNSYHPDFVKPACLYYYGESKKSISELGYNITPIATTILDTIKYFYDQGFISENMPFLEVMNNSNIQVIAYLREMVKSHSLSSFLFPKLPEIYRICELNHYLNNFLADLVDENIFNDKKGKFQINPSKHKKYQQTFNKLFEYIYFASDDFLTKVL encoded by the coding sequence ATGAATATATCTCCCAAGATAATTGTTTTTGGTGCAGAAGGCTTTCTTGGAGAACATATTATTCAGGAATTAGTAAAAAACAATTTTAATGTATATGCTGCTCTCGCAAATAAGTCTAAATACTCTACAGATACCTTTAGCAATCAAATAACTTATTATGAAGGTGATTTAGAAGATTACCAATATATCCAGAAATGCTTAGAGGGAATGGATGCAATTATCTTTGCCGCAGAATGTAACAGCAATGTAGAAATTACGCAGAAATTTTTTACAGCCCTTAAAAATCATCAAGATATTCGCGTAGTGTATACATCTTCTCTATCTACTATTGCTGGTAGTAAAACACCGATAATATTTTCTGAAGATTCTGACCGGACTCATATCAGCGAAAGCTATTTAAGTCCTGATGATTTAGCAAAAATTGGCTGCGAACAAATAGCACTCGAATCCGTTAGAAAAAATCATAACATTGTCATCATCAATCCAGGTTTTATGTTAGGACCTGGAGCTTTTAGCAACTCACAAATTACTACATCAGGCTTGGTTTTGAGGTTCTGTCAGCATAATTTCCCATTTTATGTAAATGGAGGATATTCAGTTTGCGATGTTCGGGATGTGGCAAAAGCTCATGTTACAGCACTTACTTATGGACAAAGTGGCGATCGCTATATTGTTTCTGGACATAATCTTACCATGGCAGAAATTTATCATCTTATAGTAATGATAACTGGCTTTGGCAGTCCTCAAGAGTTACCTGTTGGCATAGCCCATTCCATGTCGTTGTTGCTTAAGAAATTATCTTCGCTATTTCCTAATATAGTCAAAAACTCATATCATCCAGATTTTGTTAAACCCGCTTGTCTTTATTATTATGGTGAATCTAAAAAAAGTATCAGTGAGCTTGGCTATAATATAACTCCAATTGCTACGACAATTTTAGATACAATTAAATACTTTTATGATCAAGGTTTTATCTCTGAAAATATGCCTTTTTTAGAAGTCATGAATAATAGTAATATTCAAGTAATCGCTTATCTAAGAGAAATGGTCAAATCTCACTCATTGTCGAGTTTTCTATTCCCGAAACTTCCAGAAATTTATAGAATTTGTGAGTTGAATCATTATTTAAACAATTTTTTAGCAGACTTAGTGGATGAGAACATATTTAATGACAAAAAAGGAAAATTTCAGATAAATCCAAGCAAACATAAAAAATATCAGCAAACTTTTAATAAGCTTTTTGAATATATCTATTTTGCATCCGATGATTTTCTGACAAAAGTATTGTGA
- a CDS encoding type II toxin-antitoxin system VapC family toxin, giving the protein MKYLLDTNVCIKYLNEDLIIRRKLENTDLEDIAVCSVVKLELFYGAMRSDNPNQVWAKVKRFLEVFISLPLDDISALNAGRIRAQLANIGTPIGYNDLLIASIALSHDLILVTHNTKEFVRVEGLKIEDWEIER; this is encoded by the coding sequence ATGAAATATTTGTTGGATACAAATGTATGTATTAAATATCTGAATGAAGATTTGATTATTCGCAGGAAATTAGAAAACACTGATTTAGAAGATATTGCGGTTTGTTCAGTTGTTAAATTAGAGTTATTTTATGGAGCGATGAGAAGTGATAATCCTAATCAAGTTTGGGCAAAAGTTAAGCGATTTTTAGAAGTATTTATTTCTTTGCCTTTAGATGATATTTCAGCTTTAAATGCTGGTAGGATTCGCGCTCAATTAGCTAATATTGGTACTCCTATTGGTTATAATGATTTGTTAATTGCTTCTATTGCACTGTCTCATGATTTAATTTTAGTCACTCATAATACTAAGGAATTTGTCAGAGTTGAAGGTTTAAAAATAGAAGATTGGGAAATTGAAAGGTAG
- a CDS encoding AAA family ATPase yields the protein MNVTEILQFADQLIINKTGKRLDDLQKTVITGVYEGKTYETIAEECNRSESRVRSVGRKLWQILSESLGEDVNKHNFCWTIERVINSQLVNIVNGNIHYCPNNTKSSFENTKESIKHQLYQDLKLAPKITKFCDRTSEINTLSSWILNQNIHLISILGLSGIGKTTLIKRFIDLNLDQFEVIIWKSLKFPKSLDLLVNDLLNTCQKEPKQTIDNKLKQLFDILTNKKCLIILDDVQNIFTTGQFAGQYQTEYKDYQKLFTMITEIKHQSHIILISQEQCPEMECLDEELYPIRYLELSGLDNTDILKNTGLQDEESWLNLIKLYEGNLMYLKNIAMLINKNYDGQVTNFLAENTLHITNKIQSHFQEIFNYLSPTEKEIVVQLSKFEQPMSREELRQSLNLSSVNFNNGLQSLQQRYLVTKINNGKILFQLYSVFREYVRTFSKVDNDRI from the coding sequence ATGAATGTTACTGAAATTTTACAATTTGCAGATCAATTGATCATAAATAAGACAGGAAAACGTTTAGATGATCTACAAAAAACTGTCATTACAGGAGTCTATGAAGGAAAAACTTATGAGACAATTGCGGAAGAGTGTAATCGTAGTGAAAGTCGCGTTAGAAGTGTTGGACGTAAATTATGGCAAATTTTATCGGAATCTTTAGGAGAAGATGTTAATAAGCATAATTTTTGTTGGACAATCGAAAGAGTTATTAATTCTCAGCTTGTTAATATTGTTAATGGTAATATTCATTATTGTCCTAATAATACTAAATCCTCTTTTGAAAATACAAAAGAAAGTATTAAACATCAACTCTATCAAGATTTAAAATTAGCTCCCAAAATAACCAAATTTTGCGATCGCACTTCGGAAATTAATACTTTATCTAGTTGGATATTAAATCAAAATATCCATTTAATTTCAATTTTAGGCTTATCTGGAATTGGTAAAACCACTCTTATCAAAAGATTTATTGATTTAAATTTAGATCAATTTGAAGTAATTATCTGGAAAAGTTTAAAATTCCCTAAATCCTTAGATTTACTGGTTAATGATTTATTAAATACTTGTCAAAAAGAACCCAAACAAACTATAGACAATAAATTAAAACAATTATTTGATATCCTCACTAATAAAAAATGTTTAATTATCCTTGATGATGTGCAAAATATATTCACCACTGGTCAGTTTGCTGGACAATATCAAACTGAATACAAAGATTATCAAAAACTTTTCACAATGATTACAGAAATTAAACATCAAAGTCATATCATATTAATTAGTCAAGAACAATGTCCAGAAATGGAATGTTTAGATGAGGAATTATATCCTATTAGATATTTAGAATTATCAGGATTAGACAATACAGATATTTTAAAAAACACAGGATTACAAGATGAAGAAAGCTGGTTAAACTTAATCAAGTTATATGAAGGTAATTTGATGTATTTAAAAAATATTGCCATGTTAATTAATAAAAACTATGATGGTCAAGTAACTAATTTTCTAGCTGAGAATACTTTACATATTACCAATAAAATTCAGTCTCATTTTCAAGAGATATTTAACTATCTATCACCCACAGAAAAAGAAATAGTAGTACAACTGAGTAAGTTTGAACAACCTATGTCCAGAGAAGAATTAAGGCAAAGTTTAAACTTATCATCAGTTAATTTTAATAATGGTTTACAGTCTTTACAACAAAGGTATTTGGTAACAAAAATAAACAATGGTAAAATATTGTTTCAATTATATTCAGTTTTTAGGGAATATGTAAGAACTTTTTCTAAAGTTGATAATGATCGAATTTAG
- a CDS encoding aldo/keto reductase, with product MQYRRFGKTNLHLSVFSLGTMRYLTNSENVQQTIEKALFLGINHLETARGYGDSEIYLGKAIQAGLSVPRSQLYITTKIPPTADADTMRQYIDESLNRLNLDYLDCLGIHGLNTWQHLEWVQSKNGCMQAVEEALNDGRVRHIGFSTHGSLDVILAAINTNLFEFVNLHYYYFFQHNAPAIQLAIEKDMGVFIISPADKGGKLYTPPQRLKEICHPFTPLDLNYHFLLSDKRITTLSVGPSKPEELVIPPELFDHNNELTKAEIAIFEKLEHQQNHVLLTDKCSQCYACLPCPENIHIPEVLRLRNLAVAYDMTDYGKYRYGMFENAGHWFPGMKANRCTECGDCLPKCPENLDIPTLLKDTHDRLEGKAGRRLWG from the coding sequence ATGCAATATCGTCGTTTTGGTAAAACTAATTTACACCTTTCTGTTTTTTCTTTAGGAACAATGCGCTATTTAACTAATAGCGAAAATGTTCAACAGACTATTGAAAAAGCTTTATTTTTAGGAATTAATCATCTAGAAACAGCTAGAGGTTATGGTGACAGTGAAATATATTTAGGTAAAGCTATACAAGCTGGTTTATCAGTACCTCGTAGTCAACTTTATATTACTACCAAAATTCCCCCCACAGCGGATGCTGATACTATGCGTCAGTATATTGATGAATCTTTAAACCGGTTAAATTTAGATTATCTGGATTGTTTAGGAATTCATGGATTAAATACTTGGCAACATTTAGAATGGGTACAATCTAAAAACGGTTGTATGCAAGCAGTAGAGGAAGCTCTAAATGATGGGAGAGTGCGACATATTGGTTTTTCTACCCACGGTTCATTAGATGTAATTCTAGCAGCTATAAATACAAATTTATTTGAATTTGTTAATCTCCATTATTACTATTTTTTCCAACATAATGCCCCCGCGATTCAGTTAGCAATAGAGAAAGATATGGGCGTTTTTATTATTTCTCCTGCTGATAAAGGCGGAAAATTATATACTCCACCCCAAAGGTTAAAAGAAATCTGTCATCCCTTCACACCATTAGATTTAAATTATCATTTTCTGCTTAGTGACAAACGCATTACTACTTTGAGTGTTGGACCATCAAAACCGGAAGAGTTAGTAATACCTCCAGAACTTTTTGATCATAATAACGAATTAACAAAAGCCGAAATTGCTATTTTTGAAAAATTAGAACATCAGCAAAATCATGTTTTATTAACTGATAAATGTAGTCAATGTTATGCTTGTTTACCTTGTCCGGAAAATATTCATATTCCCGAAGTTTTAAGATTACGAAATTTAGCCGTAGCCTACGATATGACAGATTATGGTAAATATCGTTATGGAATGTTTGAAAATGCTGGTCATTGGTTTCCGGGAATGAAAGCGAATCGTTGTACAGAATGTGGTGATTGTTTGCCCAAATGTCCAGAAAATTTAGATATTCCTACTTTGCTCAAAGATACCCATGATAGATTAGAAGGTAAAGCCGGAAGAAGATTATGGGGATAA
- a CDS encoding cation:proton antiporter → MEAPFEITLQMVITVFAGISAQVMAAYFKLPSIVLLLLLGILLGKDGLGLLQPHLLGTGLEVIVSLATAIILFEGGLKLDRRELGKVSLSLQLLVTLGTLITLLGGSLAAHWLGEFPWNIAVLYASIVVVTGPTVIGPLIQQINVDRQVATLLEGEGILIDPVGAILAYVVLDTILNGDTDPINAIIGLILRFAVGAGIGGVGGYLMSWMFKSANFISFELKNLVVLAVLWVLFALAQMIRSESGIMTTVVAGAVFANSSVPEERLLRSFKNQLTILSVSVLFILLAADLSIASVFALGWGSLFTVLVLMFVVRPINIILCTWNSDLNWRQKLFLSWVAPRGIVSASVASLFAILLTQRGINGGDSIKALVFLTIIMTVFCQGLTAGWLVKWLRITSQDATGAVIVGCNPLGLLIARFFQERGESVVMIDTDPECLAQAEAQNLRVIASSALDGEILEEAGIGSMGTFLAITSNGEVNFVLAQRAAEEFNPPRVLAIFPRHPQGSPSENSKVNQAFVSDLPIKTWNEYLSSGQVKLGTTTLNDAEFSSQKQHIQEKIQDGILVPLLLEREEHLLVMSATEEWEIGDRIIYLLYDARPNLLKLLSGASQSTPLTVETLAEVEEVRVKNTNV, encoded by the coding sequence ATGGAAGCACCTTTTGAAATCACCCTCCAGATGGTGATCACTGTTTTTGCAGGCATTAGCGCTCAGGTAATGGCTGCATATTTCAAACTACCCAGCATTGTCTTACTACTCCTATTAGGCATCCTTTTAGGTAAAGACGGTCTGGGACTATTGCAACCGCACTTACTAGGCACAGGATTAGAAGTGATTGTTTCCCTAGCAACAGCAATCATTCTGTTTGAAGGTGGACTCAAATTAGATCGACGGGAGTTGGGCAAAGTTTCCCTCAGTCTCCAGTTACTTGTGACACTGGGAACACTGATCACCCTGCTAGGGGGAAGTTTAGCCGCTCACTGGTTAGGTGAGTTTCCTTGGAATATAGCAGTTCTCTATGCCTCTATTGTCGTCGTTACTGGACCTACTGTAATTGGTCCATTGATTCAACAAATTAATGTAGATCGACAAGTAGCAACGCTATTAGAAGGAGAAGGGATTTTAATTGATCCCGTGGGAGCTATCCTAGCTTACGTTGTCCTAGATACAATTTTAAACGGTGATACAGACCCAATTAATGCCATTATTGGTCTAATTTTACGTTTCGCGGTGGGTGCGGGCATTGGTGGCGTTGGTGGGTACTTAATGAGTTGGATGTTCAAAAGTGCCAACTTCATTTCCTTTGAACTGAAAAATCTGGTTGTATTGGCGGTGTTATGGGTGTTGTTTGCCCTAGCGCAAATGATCCGTTCTGAATCGGGAATTATGACCACAGTAGTGGCAGGTGCGGTATTTGCTAACTCCTCAGTTCCAGAAGAGCGGTTATTGCGAAGTTTTAAAAATCAGTTAACAATTCTCAGCGTTTCTGTATTGTTCATCCTCCTAGCGGCTGATTTATCTATTGCCAGTGTGTTCGCTTTAGGTTGGGGAAGTCTATTCACCGTTTTGGTGTTAATGTTTGTAGTCCGCCCAATTAACATTATTTTGTGTACTTGGAATAGTGATCTGAATTGGCGACAAAAACTGTTTTTAAGTTGGGTTGCACCTAGGGGCATAGTTTCCGCATCTGTAGCTTCCTTGTTTGCGATTTTACTGACGCAGCGAGGCATTAATGGTGGTGACTCGATTAAAGCTTTAGTTTTTTTGACAATTATTATGACGGTTTTTTGTCAAGGTTTAACTGCTGGATGGTTGGTTAAATGGTTACGAATCACCTCTCAAGATGCAACTGGGGCGGTAATTGTTGGTTGTAATCCCTTGGGTTTATTAATTGCCCGCTTTTTTCAAGAACGGGGAGAAAGTGTAGTCATGATTGATACTGACCCAGAATGTTTAGCTCAAGCTGAAGCTCAAAATCTCCGCGTGATTGCTAGTAGCGCTTTGGACGGAGAAATCCTGGAAGAAGCTGGAATTGGTTCTATGGGGACTTTTTTGGCCATTACAAGTAATGGTGAAGTAAATTTTGTCTTAGCACAACGGGCTGCTGAGGAATTTAATCCCCCCCGTGTTTTAGCTATATTCCCTCGTCACCCTCAAGGTTCTCCTTCGGAGAATAGTAAGGTTAATCAAGCTTTTGTGTCAGATTTACCGATAAAAACTTGGAATGAATATTTGAGTAGTGGACAAGTGAAGTTGGGAACAACAACATTAAATGATGCAGAATTTTCCTCTCAAAAACAACACATACAAGAAAAAATTCAAGATGGGATTTTAGTCCCACTATTGTTAGAACGAGAAGAACATCTACTAGTAATGTCTGCTACTGAAGAATGGGAAATAGGCGATCGTATTATCTATCTATTATATGATGCCCGTCCTAATCTTTTAAAACTTCTATCCGGTGCCAGTCAATCCACACCCCTAACGGTAGAAACATTAGCAGAAGTTGAAGAAGTAAGAGTTAAAAATACTAATGTTTAA